One window from the genome of Nocardia higoensis encodes:
- a CDS encoding cytochrome P450: MSCPHTDPDHAGDSSGGPHDTDTIVIDPMISNLAGETSLLRESGPLAKIDLLGVPAYTVTRHTLARQLLTDPRLVKDINSWSLWTSGAVTRQWPLIGMIDVDRSMFTVDGAEHRRLRIKTTQALTRRRLDALKPRIEQYVAELLDDLERAAAEGEAVDLKEIFAYPLPMRVIGELMGVPGADQKMLLDWYKAFFSIMTPQDERLKVIDLMDEYFTAMVRRKTAEPGDDLTSALIYSTDEETPLTEEEVIGNLKALVAAGHETTVNLILAAVRALLTHPDQLALVRSGEMSWETAIEETLRFDGPVIHLLMRFATEDIDLGDAVIPQGSGVVISYRAIGRDTEVHGEDADAFDITRATATRHISFGHGPHICPGAALARLEAGIALPALFERFPGLRLAVPVEQIVNMPVLTQNDLAQFPVHLSA; the protein is encoded by the coding sequence GTGAGTTGCCCGCACACAGACCCAGATCACGCCGGTGACAGCTCCGGCGGCCCGCACGACACGGACACCATCGTCATCGATCCGATGATCTCGAATCTGGCGGGCGAGACCAGCTTGCTGCGCGAGTCGGGCCCGCTGGCGAAGATCGACCTGCTCGGCGTGCCCGCCTACACCGTCACCCGGCACACGTTGGCCCGGCAACTGCTCACCGATCCCAGGCTCGTCAAGGACATCAACTCCTGGTCGCTGTGGACCTCCGGCGCGGTCACCAGGCAGTGGCCGCTGATCGGCATGATCGACGTGGACCGCTCCATGTTCACCGTGGACGGCGCCGAGCACCGCAGGCTGCGGATCAAGACCACCCAGGCGCTGACCCGCCGTCGCCTCGACGCGCTGAAGCCCCGCATCGAGCAGTACGTCGCCGAACTGCTCGACGACCTCGAGCGCGCCGCCGCCGAGGGCGAGGCCGTCGACCTGAAGGAGATCTTCGCCTACCCGCTGCCCATGCGGGTGATCGGCGAGCTGATGGGCGTTCCGGGCGCCGACCAGAAGATGCTGCTCGACTGGTACAAGGCGTTCTTCTCGATCATGACCCCGCAGGACGAGCGCCTGAAGGTGATCGACCTGATGGACGAGTACTTCACCGCGATGGTGCGCCGCAAGACCGCCGAGCCGGGCGACGATCTCACCTCCGCGCTGATCTACTCCACCGACGAGGAGACCCCGCTCACCGAGGAGGAGGTGATCGGCAACCTCAAGGCGCTGGTCGCCGCCGGTCACGAGACCACCGTCAACCTGATCCTGGCCGCGGTGCGCGCGCTGCTCACCCACCCGGATCAGCTGGCGCTCGTGCGCTCGGGCGAGATGTCCTGGGAGACCGCCATCGAGGAGACGCTGCGCTTCGACGGCCCGGTCATCCACCTGCTCATGCGCTTCGCCACCGAGGACATCGACCTCGGCGACGCGGTGATCCCGCAGGGCTCCGGCGTGGTCATCTCCTACCGCGCGATCGGCCGCGACACCGAGGTGCACGGCGAGGACGCGGACGCCTTCGACATCACCCGCGCCACCGCCACCAGGCACATCTCCTTCGGCCACGGCCCGCATATCTGCCCCGGCGCGGCCCTGGCCAGGCTGGAAGCCGGTATCGCGCTGCCCGCGCTGTTCGAGCGGTTCCCCGGCCTGCGCCTGGCGGTGCCGGTGGAGCAGATCGTGAACATGCCGGTGCTCACCCAGAACGATCTCGCTCAGTTCCCGGTGCACCTGAGCGCCTGA
- a CDS encoding MMPL family transporter produces the protein MLTTLARFATTRPRVVLAAALLVMLACGAFGASAASHMKAGGFVTAELESVRAGDFLSDHFPGGATNYILLVTAPDGADSPAARVAGEQAVARLAQFDEVSGVQSYWTTRADLAPALRSKDGKSALVIAYIAGDDSELTERADRISEQVQTSENGVTVRAGGLGAAFADMNTQISKDLIVAEAIAVPLTALLLVLVFGSVVAAAMPVAIGLFAVVAALGILRTLTVVTDVSIYALNMTTALGLALAIDYSLFIVSRYREELARGLDPAAAVVRSVQTAGRTVVYSALVVALSLAALAVFPQYFFKSFAYAGVAVVCAAAAAAVIVLPAMLVLLGDRVNAWDLRAGVRRLLGREEPVPVPADRSFWYRWVIAVMRRAIPIALLTTVLLLLVGSPFLGAQFGYPDDRALSAAPSREVGDELRANFQADMATSVLIALPGFAGEVAEIGDYAAALSKVPDVPAVLSGAGVYLNGMKVAAPLPGMISGDGAFVSVGTRIDPYSGAGKDQLAQLREIPAPGQTLFGGPGALNQDSLTAIGERLPLAAVLIALTTLVLLFLFTGSLLLPIKALALNMLSLAATFGAMVWVFQEGHLSGLLDFTPTGNLDLSMPILMFSIAFGASMDYEVFLLSRIREEWLAGPKTAEGNTHAVAMGVARTGRIFTAAALLMSIVFFAVATSGVTAMKLFGIGCALAVLSDATVIRGLLAPALMRLLGTANWWAPKPLAALHARFGLHEAEEPPAPNEVTEPEAVSLSK, from the coding sequence ATGCTGACCACTCTCGCTCGGTTCGCCACCACGCGACCGCGCGTCGTACTCGCGGCCGCGCTGTTGGTGATGCTGGCCTGCGGTGCCTTCGGCGCGAGCGCGGCGAGCCACATGAAGGCGGGCGGATTCGTCACCGCAGAGCTGGAGTCGGTCCGCGCGGGCGATTTCCTCAGCGACCACTTCCCCGGTGGCGCAACCAATTACATCCTGCTGGTCACCGCTCCCGACGGCGCCGACTCCCCCGCTGCCAGAGTCGCGGGTGAGCAGGCCGTCGCCCGGCTCGCGCAGTTCGACGAGGTCAGCGGCGTGCAGTCGTACTGGACGACGCGCGCCGACCTGGCCCCCGCCCTGCGCAGCAAGGACGGCAAGAGCGCCCTGGTGATCGCCTATATCGCGGGCGACGACTCCGAACTCACCGAACGCGCCGACCGCATCAGCGAGCAGGTGCAGACCAGCGAGAACGGCGTCACCGTCCGCGCGGGCGGCCTCGGCGCGGCCTTCGCCGACATGAACACCCAGATCAGCAAGGACCTGATCGTCGCCGAGGCCATCGCCGTCCCGCTGACCGCGCTGCTGCTGGTACTGGTGTTCGGCAGTGTCGTCGCGGCCGCCATGCCGGTGGCCATCGGCCTGTTCGCGGTCGTCGCCGCACTCGGCATCCTGCGCACGCTGACAGTGGTCACCGACGTCTCGATCTACGCGCTGAACATGACCACCGCGCTCGGTCTCGCCCTGGCCATCGACTACAGCCTGTTCATCGTGAGCCGCTACCGCGAGGAACTGGCCCGCGGCCTGGATCCGGCTGCCGCCGTGGTGCGTTCGGTGCAGACCGCCGGGCGCACGGTCGTCTACTCCGCCCTGGTCGTGGCGCTCTCGCTGGCGGCGCTGGCGGTGTTCCCGCAGTACTTCTTCAAGTCCTTCGCTTACGCGGGTGTCGCCGTGGTCTGCGCGGCCGCCGCCGCGGCGGTGATCGTGCTGCCCGCCATGCTGGTACTGCTCGGCGACCGGGTCAACGCCTGGGATCTGCGCGCGGGCGTCCGCAGACTGCTCGGCAGGGAAGAACCCGTTCCAGTCCCCGCCGACCGCAGCTTCTGGTACCGCTGGGTGATCGCGGTGATGCGCCGCGCGATCCCCATCGCGTTGCTGACCACCGTGCTGCTGCTGTTGGTCGGCTCCCCGTTCCTCGGCGCGCAGTTCGGCTATCCGGACGATCGCGCGCTGTCCGCCGCGCCGAGCCGGGAGGTCGGCGACGAACTGCGCGCGAACTTCCAGGCCGACATGGCCACCAGCGTCCTCATCGCGCTGCCGGGGTTCGCGGGCGAGGTAGCGGAGATCGGCGACTACGCCGCGGCTCTGTCCAAGGTCCCGGACGTGCCCGCCGTGCTCTCCGGCGCGGGCGTGTACCTCAACGGCATGAAAGTGGCCGCGCCCCTGCCCGGCATGATCTCCGGCGACGGCGCGTTCGTCTCCGTCGGCACCCGCATCGACCCCTACTCCGGCGCGGGCAAGGACCAACTCGCCCAGTTGCGCGAGATCCCCGCTCCCGGCCAGACCCTCTTCGGCGGCCCCGGCGCCCTGAACCAGGACTCCCTCACCGCCATCGGCGAACGCCTGCCGCTGGCCGCCGTCCTGATCGCCCTCACCACGCTGGTGCTGCTGTTCCTGTTCACCGGCAGCCTCCTGCTGCCGATCAAGGCGCTGGCCCTGAACATGCTGTCGCTGGCCGCCACCTTCGGCGCGATGGTGTGGGTCTTCCAGGAAGGCCACCTGTCCGGTCTGCTCGACTTCACCCCGACCGGCAACCTCGACCTGTCCATGCCGATCCTGATGTTCAGCATCGCCTTCGGCGCCTCGATGGACTACGAGGTGTTCCTGCTCTCCCGCATCAGGGAGGAATGGCTGGCCGGGCCGAAGACCGCCGAGGGCAACACCCACGCCGTCGCCATGGGCGTGGCCCGCACCGGCCGCATCTTCACCGCCGCCGCCCTGCTCATGAGCATCGTCTTCTTCGCGGTCGCCACCTCCGGCGTGACAGCCATGAAGTTGTTCGGCATCGGCTGCGCACTGGCCGTGCTCAGCGACGCCACGGTGATCCGCGGCCTGCTCGCGCCCGCCCTCATGCGTCTGCTCGGCACCGCCAATTGGTGGGCGCCGAAGCCGCTGGCCGCCTTGCACGCCCGTTTCGGCCTGCACGAAGCCGAGGAGCCTCCTGCCCCGAACGAGGTGACCGAGCCGGAAGCCGTCTCGCTGAGCAAGTGA
- a CDS encoding DUF742 domain-containing protein — protein MSRPRPGRDDSPDRLYTLTGGRSQPDTDAFDLVTLVVSESEPAPGMPSEHAAILRICRSPTSVVEIAAELRLPVGITTVLLSDLLAAGKITVRHPRAGRFGDHLVLDSTTLEKVLVGLRSL, from the coding sequence GTGAGCAGACCCAGACCGGGACGCGACGACAGCCCCGACCGGCTGTACACGCTCACCGGTGGCCGCAGCCAACCCGACACGGACGCTTTCGATCTGGTGACCCTGGTGGTCAGCGAATCCGAGCCCGCGCCGGGTATGCCCTCCGAGCACGCGGCGATCCTGCGCATCTGCCGATCCCCCACCTCGGTGGTGGAGATCGCGGCCGAGCTGCGGCTGCCGGTCGGCATCACCACGGTGCTGCTCTCCGACCTGCTGGCGGCGGGCAAGATCACCGTGCGTCATCCACGAGCCGGGCGCTTCGGCGACCACCTGGTTCTCGACTCCACCACCCTCGAGAAGGTGCTTGTTGGACTCCGCAGTCTCTAA
- a CDS encoding TetR/AcrR family transcriptional regulator, giving the protein MSCDDSAARPGGPAADDLRRALLDAALEVLAEQGFSRTTREQVCAQAGLAPSDFDARFDGVTQCYEALLDEFAVRVRGRVSTTALRQADRPFGERGPAIVAAFVHTLAEDPRLARVAFGEVAEVPSSVRRQRRTHRRWAAAFLDTQWPAEPEAGERASRRRFAVAMATIGGMFELVADWSRHQAEENFGPAADWPVELGGGAGTALSHGGRGDERGGGGGNSWAAQALIDDLTEFVGVVYAGRVAARR; this is encoded by the coding sequence GTGTCCTGCGACGATTCCGCCGCGCGGCCCGGCGGCCCGGCGGCAGACGACCTGCGTCGAGCGCTGCTCGACGCCGCCCTGGAAGTGCTCGCCGAACAGGGATTCTCGCGGACCACGCGGGAGCAGGTCTGTGCGCAGGCGGGGCTGGCGCCATCGGATTTCGACGCCAGGTTCGACGGGGTGACCCAGTGCTACGAGGCGCTGCTCGACGAGTTCGCGGTGCGGGTCAGGGGCCGGGTGAGCACGACGGCCCTGCGGCAGGCCGACCGGCCGTTCGGCGAGCGCGGACCGGCGATCGTGGCGGCGTTCGTGCATACGCTCGCCGAGGATCCCCGCCTGGCGCGGGTGGCGTTCGGGGAGGTCGCCGAGGTGCCCTCGTCGGTGCGGCGGCAGCGGCGGACGCATCGGCGCTGGGCGGCGGCGTTCCTGGACACGCAGTGGCCTGCCGAACCCGAGGCGGGCGAACGCGCGAGCCGCCGCAGGTTCGCGGTCGCGATGGCGACCATCGGCGGGATGTTCGAACTGGTCGCCGACTGGTCGCGGCATCAGGCGGAAGAGAATTTCGGTCCGGCCGCCGACTGGCCTGTCGAACTGGGCGGTGGCGCCGGGACGGCGCTCTCCCACGGAGGACGAGGCGACGAGCGCGGCGGAGGCGGCGGAAACAGCTGGGCCGCGCAGGCATTGATCGATGACCTGACCGAGTTCGTCGGCGTGGTCTATGCGGGGCGGGTCGCGGCCCGGAGGTGA
- a CDS encoding VOC family protein yields the protein MQKIVTNLWYDGNAEEAANFYCSLLPNSRITGITRYSESGMGEPGAVMTVDFELDGQRFTAINGGGEFQYTHAMSLLINCADQQEVDHLWEALLADGGKEIQCGWLTDRYGVHWQIWPAAADALMTGDPAAVDRATKAMLAMKKIDLKTLQEAYNG from the coding sequence ATGCAGAAGATCGTCACGAACCTCTGGTACGACGGCAACGCCGAAGAGGCCGCGAACTTCTATTGTTCGCTCCTCCCCAACTCCCGCATCACCGGCATCACCCGCTACAGCGAATCCGGCATGGGCGAACCGGGTGCGGTGATGACGGTGGATTTCGAACTCGACGGCCAGCGCTTCACCGCCATCAACGGCGGCGGCGAATTCCAGTACACCCACGCCATGTCCCTGCTGATCAACTGCGCCGACCAGCAGGAGGTGGACCACCTGTGGGAGGCACTGCTCGCCGACGGCGGCAAGGAGATCCAGTGCGGTTGGCTCACCGACCGCTACGGGGTGCACTGGCAGATCTGGCCCGCCGCGGCCGACGCCCTGATGACCGGCGATCCGGCCGCCGTCGACCGCGCCACCAAGGCCATGCTCGCCATGAAGAAGATCGACCTGAAGACCCTCCAGGAAGCCTATAACGGCTGA
- a CDS encoding roadblock/LC7 domain-containing protein, translating to MTSSTTPAELGWLLEQLLQRTPQTRHALLLSGDGLKICHTPELTIDKADQLAAIAAGIQSLAHGASAEFGDGRSGVRQSMTEFYGGILFIVEAGLGAHLAVLADEDADAGLIGHNMRELVEQLGDQLTAAPRVAAPRVAAPRAAGASRS from the coding sequence ATGACCTCTTCGACCACCCCCGCCGAGCTCGGATGGCTGCTCGAGCAGTTGCTACAGCGGACCCCGCAGACCCGGCACGCGCTGCTGCTGTCCGGTGACGGCCTGAAGATCTGCCACACCCCGGAACTGACCATCGACAAGGCCGATCAGCTGGCCGCCATCGCCGCGGGCATCCAGTCACTCGCGCACGGCGCCTCGGCCGAGTTCGGCGACGGCAGAAGCGGTGTGCGCCAGTCGATGACCGAGTTCTACGGCGGCATCCTGTTCATCGTCGAAGCCGGTCTCGGCGCGCATCTGGCCGTGCTCGCCGACGAGGACGCCGACGCGGGCCTGATCGGGCACAACATGCGCGAACTCGTCGAGCAGCTCGGTGATCAGCTCACCGCCGCCCCGCGAGTGGCCGCCCCACGAGTGGCCGCACCGCGGGCGGCCGGGGCGTCGCGGTCGTGA
- a CDS encoding GTP-binding protein has product MKIVIVGGFGVGKTTMVRSVSEIRPLDTEATMTDAGVGIDDLTGAPGKSTTTVAFDFGRITIDSENVLYLFGAPGQQRFWFLWDRLFSGALGAIVLVDRRRISDSWYAIDRLESQGTAFVVACNNFGGGPHQLDDVRDALDLDPDVPLLDCDARSRESSKQVLVTLVEQLYTRAQANGVRS; this is encoded by the coding sequence CTGAAGATCGTCATCGTCGGCGGGTTCGGCGTGGGCAAGACCACCATGGTCCGTTCGGTCAGCGAGATCCGCCCGCTGGACACCGAGGCGACCATGACCGACGCGGGCGTGGGCATCGACGATCTCACCGGCGCGCCCGGCAAATCGACGACCACCGTCGCCTTCGACTTCGGCCGCATCACCATCGACTCCGAGAACGTGCTCTACCTGTTCGGCGCGCCGGGCCAGCAGCGCTTCTGGTTCCTGTGGGACCGGCTGTTCAGCGGCGCGCTCGGCGCGATCGTGCTGGTGGATCGCCGCCGGATCTCCGACTCCTGGTATGCCATCGACCGGCTGGAGAGCCAGGGCACCGCCTTCGTGGTGGCCTGCAACAACTTCGGCGGCGGCCCCCACCAACTCGACGACGTGCGCGACGCGCTCGATCTGGATCCGGACGTGCCGTTGCTGGACTGCGATGCCCGCTCGCGCGAGTCGTCCAAGCAGGTGCTGGTGACGCTGGTCGAGCAGCTCTACACCCGGGCGCAGGCGAACGGAGTTCGATCGTGA
- a CDS encoding cytochrome P450, producing MNSAEQATAWSGCPAHPGAVPLDGPEFLSDPYGLYARVRRECGPVVPVELYGGFPAWLVIGYRELHQVTSDSELFNRKSDSWNQWPNVPEDWPLRPMVGMPVPSIYYTVGAEHRRHSEMVEAALDGVDPFALRRTVEDIADRLIDSFCGRGRADLVAEYAEPLPLLALASTLGFAAEDGSLLAWTMRALSMGGADAQAAHVRFYELMARLLAQAKTRGGDDIVTRMLNYPAPFTDEEYIHNLMAITAAGYLPTSDWLVNSVRLMLVDDRFAAALGGGRHSIGQAMNEVLWEEAPTQILAGRWATRDTRLGNQVIRAGDMLLLGLGAANSDPHVRQQLGDGPEPAQAGNSAHFAFSHGEFRCPFPAQQIAEVISRTGIEVLLDRLPDIDLAVPEHELVRKPNPWLRGLSSVPVRYTPVPVVGGF from the coding sequence GTGAATTCCGCCGAACAGGCCACCGCCTGGTCAGGCTGCCCCGCTCATCCCGGTGCGGTGCCGTTGGACGGCCCCGAGTTCCTCTCCGACCCCTACGGTCTCTACGCCCGCGTCCGTCGCGAGTGCGGCCCGGTGGTTCCGGTGGAGCTCTACGGCGGTTTCCCGGCCTGGCTGGTGATCGGCTACCGCGAATTGCACCAGGTGACCAGCGATTCCGAGCTGTTCAACCGCAAGTCCGACAGCTGGAACCAGTGGCCGAACGTCCCCGAGGACTGGCCGCTGCGCCCGATGGTCGGCATGCCGGTGCCCTCGATCTACTACACCGTCGGCGCCGAGCACCGCCGCCATTCCGAGATGGTGGAAGCCGCGTTGGACGGGGTGGATCCGTTCGCCCTGCGTCGCACCGTCGAGGACATCGCCGACCGCTTGATCGACTCGTTCTGCGGACGCGGCCGGGCCGACCTCGTCGCCGAGTACGCCGAGCCCCTGCCGCTGCTCGCGCTGGCCTCGACGCTCGGCTTCGCCGCCGAGGACGGCTCGCTGCTGGCGTGGACCATGCGCGCGCTGTCCATGGGCGGGGCGGACGCCCAGGCCGCGCACGTGCGGTTCTACGAGCTGATGGCGCGGCTGCTCGCACAGGCCAAGACCCGCGGCGGTGACGACATCGTCACCCGCATGCTGAACTACCCCGCGCCGTTCACCGACGAGGAGTACATCCACAACCTGATGGCCATCACGGCGGCGGGCTACCTGCCCACCTCCGACTGGCTGGTGAACTCGGTGCGGCTGATGCTCGTCGACGACCGGTTCGCCGCGGCGCTCGGCGGCGGCAGGCACAGCATCGGCCAGGCCATGAACGAAGTGCTGTGGGAGGAAGCGCCGACCCAGATCCTGGCCGGCCGCTGGGCCACCCGCGACACCAGGCTCGGCAACCAGGTGATCCGGGCGGGCGACATGCTGCTGCTCGGACTCGGGGCCGCGAACTCCGATCCGCACGTGCGCCAGCAGCTCGGCGACGGGCCCGAACCGGCGCAGGCGGGCAACAGCGCGCACTTCGCCTTCAGCCACGGGGAATTCCGCTGCCCGTTCCCCGCGCAGCAGATCGCCGAGGTCATCTCGCGGACCGGCATCGAAGTGCTGCTCGACCGCCTGCCCGACATCGATCTCGCCGTCCCCGAGCACGAGCTCGTCCGCAAGCCCAACCCGTGGCTGCGCGGTCTGAGCAGTGTGCCCGTCCGCTACACACCGGTTCCCGTTGTCGGAGGTTTCTAA
- the thiC gene encoding phosphomethylpyrimidine synthase ThiC, whose amino-acid sequence MASADRTNAPVDTVTTGPIEGSVKHYLEVDDLRIPVRRVNLSNGETFDVYDTSGPYTDDDAVIDLEAGLPKLRDGWAKPSVEGPRTQLAWARAGIVTDEMRYIAAREGVTPELVREEVAAGRAVIPANHNHPELEPTIIGKKFLVKINANIGNSAVSSSIAEEVEKMVWATRWGADTIMDLSTGKNIHETREWILRNSPVPVGTVPIYQALEKVNGDPAALTWEIYRDTVIEQAEQGVDYMTVHAGVLLRYVPLTAKRVTGIVSRGGSIMAAWCLAHHQESFLYTHFEELCEILARYDVTFSLGDGLRPGSIADANDEAQFAELRTLGELTKIAKSHGVQVMIEGPGHVPMHKIVENVRLEEELCEEAPFYTLGPLATDIAPAYDHITSAIGAAIIAQAGTAMLCYVTPKEHLGLPNRDDVKTGVITYKIAAHAADLAKGHPHAQQRDDALSKARFEFRWRDQFALSLDPDTAREYHDETMPAEPAKTAHFCSMCGPKFCSMRISADVREYAETHNLTDVAAIEAGMAEKSAEFADAGGQVYLPVVS is encoded by the coding sequence ATGGCATCGGCCGATCGCACGAACGCGCCCGTCGACACCGTCACCACCGGCCCGATCGAGGGCAGCGTCAAGCACTACCTCGAGGTCGACGATCTCCGGATCCCGGTGCGCCGCGTCAACCTCAGCAACGGCGAGACCTTCGACGTCTACGACACCTCCGGCCCGTACACCGACGACGACGCCGTCATCGACCTGGAGGCCGGACTCCCGAAGTTGCGCGACGGCTGGGCCAAGCCGTCCGTCGAGGGACCCCGGACCCAGCTGGCCTGGGCCCGCGCGGGCATCGTCACCGATGAGATGCGGTACATCGCCGCCCGCGAGGGTGTCACGCCGGAGCTCGTGCGCGAGGAGGTCGCCGCGGGCCGCGCGGTCATCCCCGCCAACCACAACCACCCCGAACTCGAGCCGACCATCATCGGCAAGAAGTTCCTGGTGAAGATCAACGCCAATATCGGCAACTCGGCGGTCTCCTCCTCGATCGCCGAGGAAGTCGAGAAGATGGTGTGGGCCACCCGCTGGGGCGCTGACACCATCATGGACCTGTCCACCGGCAAGAACATCCACGAGACCCGCGAATGGATCCTGCGCAACTCCCCGGTCCCGGTCGGCACGGTGCCGATCTACCAGGCGCTGGAGAAGGTCAACGGTGATCCGGCCGCTCTCACCTGGGAGATCTACCGCGACACGGTCATCGAGCAGGCCGAGCAGGGCGTCGACTACATGACCGTGCACGCGGGCGTGCTGCTGCGCTACGTGCCGCTGACCGCCAAGCGCGTCACCGGCATCGTCTCGCGCGGCGGCTCCATCATGGCCGCCTGGTGCCTGGCCCATCATCAGGAATCGTTCCTCTACACCCACTTCGAGGAACTCTGCGAGATCCTGGCCCGCTACGACGTGACCTTCTCCCTCGGCGACGGTCTGCGCCCCGGCTCCATCGCCGACGCCAACGACGAGGCCCAGTTCGCCGAGCTGCGCACCCTCGGCGAGCTCACGAAGATCGCGAAATCCCATGGCGTGCAGGTGATGATCGAGGGTCCGGGCCATGTGCCCATGCACAAGATCGTGGAGAACGTCCGCCTCGAGGAAGAACTCTGCGAGGAGGCCCCCTTCTACACCCTCGGCCCGCTGGCCACCGACATCGCGCCCGCCTACGACCACATCACCTCGGCCATCGGCGCGGCCATCATCGCCCAGGCGGGCACCGCGATGCTCTGTTACGTCACCCCCAAGGAGCACCTGGGCCTGCCCAACCGCGACGATGTGAAGACCGGCGTCATCACCTACAAGATCGCCGCCCACGCCGCCGACCTCGCCAAGGGCCACCCACACGCCCAGCAACGCGACGACGCACTGTCCAAGGCGCGCTTCGAGTTCCGCTGGCGCGACCAGTTCGCCCTGTCGCTGGACCCCGACACCGCCCGGGAGTACCACGACGAGACGATGCCCGCCGAGCCCGCCAAGACCGCGCACTTCTGCTCCATGTGCGGCCCGAAGTTCTGCTCGATGCGCATCTCCGCCGACGTCCGTGAATACGCCGAGACCCATAACCTCACCGACGTGGCGGCGATCGAAGCGGGCATGGCCGAGAAGTCCGCGGAGTTCGCCGACGCGGGCGGGCAGGTCTACCTCCCGGTCGTATCGTAA
- a CDS encoding OsmC family protein, with amino-acid sequence MTASTSTSTSALGAVTAANHDAVTADASQAAVVFKASATAHDAVASTVTARRFQIEVDEPPALGGADTAANPVEYYLASLLSCQVVTWRVWADKLGIAVEDIRATAEGDLDVRGFFGFDDAVRPGFGAVRVRVEITGPESRERYLELQQAVDAHCPVLDLTRNVTPVVTTLVTVGV; translated from the coding sequence ATGACCGCCTCCACCAGCACGTCCACCTCCGCGCTCGGCGCGGTGACCGCCGCCAACCACGACGCGGTGACCGCCGACGCGTCCCAGGCCGCCGTCGTCTTCAAGGCATCCGCCACCGCGCACGACGCCGTGGCCAGCACCGTGACCGCGCGCCGCTTCCAGATCGAGGTGGACGAGCCGCCTGCGCTCGGCGGCGCCGACACCGCGGCCAACCCGGTCGAGTACTACCTGGCCTCGCTGCTGTCCTGCCAGGTGGTCACCTGGCGAGTGTGGGCGGACAAGCTCGGCATCGCGGTCGAGGATATCCGCGCGACCGCCGAGGGGGATCTGGACGTGCGCGGCTTCTTCGGTTTCGACGACGCGGTGCGCCCCGGCTTCGGTGCGGTGCGGGTGCGGGTCGAGATCACCGGCCCGGAGTCGCGGGAGCGATACCTCGAACTCCAGCAGGCTGTGGACGCGCACTGCCCCGTGCTCGATCTCACCCGCAATGTGACCCCTGTGGTTACGACCCTGGTCACCGTCGGGGTCTGA